The proteins below come from a single Gossypium raimondii isolate GPD5lz chromosome 2, ASM2569854v1, whole genome shotgun sequence genomic window:
- the LOC105789630 gene encoding uncharacterized protein LOC105789630, which translates to MLKSCAIDFGGNWIDIYHWLSSRTSYQRSIQMASFEALYGRKCRALLCWSDIEDKAKLICERLKAASDRHNSYANLKCRDIKYQVGDKVFLKVSPWKKVLRFRRKGKLSLRFIRTYDIRSSHVVPVEEIEVQSKLSNEEKPVVILDCEVKVPRNKTIPLVKVLRRNHKTEKATWESEDIMRHQYPYLFDLGKF; encoded by the exons ATGCTTAAGAGTTGTGCTATTGATTTTGGTGGCAATTGGATCGACATTTACCATTGGTTGAGTTCACGTACCAGTTACCAGAGGAGTATTCAGATGGCTTCGTTTGAGGCACTTTATGGTAGGAAATGTAGGGCTCTACTATGTTGGTCTGACATCGAAGACAAGGCGAAACTTATTTGTGAGCGGTTGAAGGCTGCTTCAGATAGGCATAATTCTTATGCTAACTTGAAATGTCGAGATATCAAATATCAAGTTGGTGATAAGGTGTTTTTGAAGGTCTCACCTTGGAAGAAGGTTTTGAGGTTCAGGCGGAAGGGTAAGCTTAGTCTGAGGTTCATTAGGACTTACGAT ATTAGATCTTCTCATGTTGTtcctgttgaggagattgaAGTTCAATCTAAACTTTCAAATGAGGAGAAACCAGTTGTCATCTTAGACTGTGAGGTCAAGGTGCCACGCAACAAGACGATTCCATTGGTGAAAGTTTTGCGGCGCAACCACAAGACTGAGAAAGCCACTTGGGAGTCGGAAGATATCATGAGGCATCAGTATCCGTATTTGTTcgatttaggtaaattttga
- the LOC105764210 gene encoding uncharacterized protein LOC105764210: protein QQNLSNKAMAKGAGEEKKKFSIWDLPNVPMGQLLPHLELQRSRVSCNKDAPIHTESIQYSGAYASIGIDNSSRLDRFSNNFRVEVVRLNEDDMEFDMIGIDAAIANSFRRILIAELPTMAIEKVLIANNTSIIQDEVLAHRLGLVPIRVDPRLFDYLSKNDQPNEKNTIVFKLHVQCKSGSPRITVKSDALKWLPNGSELVKETRNAASDSSSKPETYTYFSCSQETIPEFVKNPIIPKYPDIIIAKLGPGQEIELEAHVVKGIGKTHAKWSPVATAWYRMLPEVVLLEDIEDDLAEELKRKCPVNVFDIEDLGKARRRRATVARPRACTLCREYIRGDDWEKRVALHRVKDHFIFTIESTGALPPEVLFTEAVKILEDECERVIMDLS from the exons CAGCAAAATCTAAGCAACAAAGCAATGGCAAAGGGGGcaggagaagaaaagaagaaattttcaatCTGGGATTTGCCAAATGTGCCAATGGGTCAACTTCTGCCGCATCTTGAACTCCAACGAAGTCGTGTTTCATGCAATAAGGACGCCCCTATCCAT ACTGAGAGTATTCAATATTCTGGCGCTTATGCATCGATAGGAATTGATAATAGTTCACGACTTGACCGATTCTCTAACAACTTTAGAGTTGAAGTGGTTCGACTCAATGAAGATGACATGGAGTTTGATATGATCGGTATTGATGCAGCTATTGCCAATTCATTCAGGAGGATCCTTATAGCAGAG CTTCCTACAATGGCAATTGAAAAAGTTCTCATTGCAAACAACACATCAATAATCCAAGATGAAGTTCTTGCTCATAGGTTGGGCCTCGTTCCAATCCGTGTTGACCCAAGGCTTTTTGATTATCTTTCaa AAAATGATCAGCCAAATGAAAAGAACACCATTGTTTTCAAACTCCATGTTCAGTGTAAAAGTGGTAGTCCACGTATTACAG TTAAATCGGATGCATTAAAGTGGTTGCCTAATGGGAGTGAACTGGTTAAGGAAACAAGAAATGCAGCTTCAGATTCATCATCAAAGCCTGAAACATACACTTACTTCAGTTGCAGTCAAGAGACCATTCCAGAATTTGTCAAGAACCCGATTATCCCTAAGTATCCAGATATTATTATTGCTAAACTTGGCCCTGGACAG GAAATTGAACTGGAAGCACATGTTGTTAAAGGCATTGGGAAAACACATGCAAAGTGGTCCCCAGTGGCCACTGCTTGGTATCGGATGCTTCCTGAG gttGTATTATTAGAAGATATTGAAGATGACCTTGCTGAAGAACTCAAAAGAAAATGCCCTGTTAATGTGTTTGATATAGAAGATCTTGGAAAAG CACGTAGGAGAAGGGCAACTGTAGCAAGGCCACGTGCGTGCACACTTTGCAGAGAATACATAAGAGGTGATGATTGGGAGAAACGTGTGGCACTGCACCGTGTTAAAGATCATTTCATAT TCACCATTGAATCTACTGGAGCATTACCTCCTGAAGTTCTATTTACTGAAGCAGTGAAGATTTTAGAAGACGAGTGTGAACGCGTGATAATGGATCTCTCATGA